A stretch of Schistocerca cancellata isolate TAMUIC-IGC-003103 chromosome 3, iqSchCanc2.1, whole genome shotgun sequence DNA encodes these proteins:
- the LOC126176152 gene encoding neuropeptide F receptor-like: EAAVDHAFLLEAHRNLTERIRNLTRVLSALNDSLDPRVLAQFSSNRKLDDPAAFYALVAAYSLLIAVGAAGNSLVVCAVVRKPAMRTARNMFIVNLAVSDLLLCLVTMPLTLMEILTKYWPLGRQPFVCKMLGTLQATSIFVSTISITAIALDRYQVIVYPTRESLQRVGAVVILVFIWIFSLVLALPMYLWRTLKHHDINLPDIAYISYCLEEWPVEHGRAYYSIFSLICQYLLPIVTVTVAYSRICHKLRYRFSSSSPVSHSKGGEAAVESPLRLKSKEDRRLKRTNSLLYSIALIFCISWLPLNVFNVVLDLWYPFDSSQGETMIILYAVCHMMGMSSACSNPLLYGWLNENFRKEFREIASCACPCLPAVRRSLRRCLDSLRTRTSADARLRHETTTNGSGPTAGKTAALLVTAQIGE; encoded by the coding sequence GAGGCGGCCGTGGACCACGCCTTCCTGCTGGAGGCGCACCGCAACCTGACCGAGCGCATCCGCAACCTGACGCGCGTGCTGAGCGCCCTCAACGACTCGCTGGACCCACGCGTGCTGGCGCAGTTCAGCAGCAACCGCAAGCTGGACGACCCGGCCGCCTTCTACGCGCTCGTCGCCGCCTACTCGCTGCTCATTGCGGTCGGCGCCGCCGGCAACTCTCTGGTCGTGTGCGCGGTCGTGCGCAAGCCCGCCATGCGCACGGCGCGCAACATGTTCATCGTCAACCTGGCCGTCTCCGACCTGCTGCTCTGCCTCGTCACCATGCCGCTCACGCTCATGGAGATCCTCACCAAGTACTGGCCGCTCGGCCGCCAGCCGTTCGTCTGCAAGATGCTGGGCACTCTCCAGGCCACGAGTATTTTCGTGTCCACCATCTCCATTACTGCGATTGCGCTCGACCGCTACCAGGTGATCGTGTATCCCACCAGGGAGAGCCTGCAGAGGGTGGGGGCTGTCGTCATCCTCGTCTTCATCTGGATTTTCTCCCTAGTACTGGCCCTCCCCATGTATCTCTGGAGGACACTCAAGCATCACGACATAAATCTCCCCGATATAGCTTACATTTCGTACTGTCTGGAAGAGTGGCCCGTAGAACACGGCCGCGCTTATTACTCAATATTCTCGCTGATCTGTCAGTACCTGCTCCCCATCGTCACAGTCACCGTAGCGTACTCCAGAATCTGCCACAAACTGCGTTACAGGTTTTCCAGCAGTTCTCCCGTCTCCCACAGTAAGGGCGGCGAAGCGGCTGTCGAGTCCCCATTGCGCCTGAAATCCAAAGAGGATCGTCGCTTGAAACGAACCAATTCCCTGCTCTACTCCATAGCTCTGATATTCTGCATCAGCTGGCTGCCGCTCAATGTCTTCAACGTAGTGCTCGACTTGTGGTATCCGTTCGACAGCAGTCAGGGTGAGACGATGATCATCTTGTATGCGGTGTGCCACATGATGGGCATGTCCTCGGCGTGCTCCAACCCTCTGCTATACGGCTGGCTCAACGAGAACTTCCGCAAGGAGTTCCGTGAGATCGCCTCATGCGCCTGTCCGTGCTTGCCGGCGGTGAGGAGGTCGCTGCGCCGCTGTCTCGACTCACTGCGCACGCGCACCTCGGCCGATGCGCGTCTGCGACACGAGACAACCACCAACGGCTCCGGCCCTACTGCTGGGAAAACAGCCGCTCTCCTCGTAACAGCGCAGATCGGTGAGTAG